Sequence from the Camelina sativa cultivar DH55 unplaced genomic scaffold, Cs unpScaffold27880, whole genome shotgun sequence genome:
CCAAGAAACTGACTATAAGGATTCATGTATGCCGGAAACTGCGGCTGGTTCGGCACCATGTTAGGCTGCGGTGTTGGTAAATGAACTGTGGATGGGACAGAGGTCTGAATGTTTGGAAAAGGGTGGTGCGGTGCTGGATATGGTGGATCCGCAATATGAGGCGGCTTAGGTGAAGGCATAAATGGAGGCTGATTCATACCCATCATCC
This genomic interval carries:
- the LOC104775678 gene encoding putative transcription factor bHLH056, producing the protein QFMPQMGMGMMGMNQPPFMPSPKPPHIADPPYPAPHHPFPNIQTSVPSTVHLPTPQPNMVPNQPQFPAYMNPYSQF